A single region of the Neotabrizicola shimadae genome encodes:
- the hslO gene encoding Hsp33 family molecular chaperone HslO has translation MTIGPQIAWDDTVLPFQLDRSDIRGRVARLDGVLDQVLKQHAYPAPIEALVAEAALLTALMGQAIKLRWKLSIQIRGKGPARLIATDYYGPTEDGAPARIRAYASFDEERLDPSADPFSLIGEGYFAVMLDQGEGMLPYQGFTPIAGGSLSACAETYFAQSEQLPTRFAVTFGKSLEPSRTEHWRAGGVMLQHMPQVGMGVAAEGGSGEGGLLTHSDILSGDPAENWNRASILLDTVEELELIGPSVTPTDLLVRLFHEEEPRVFDAQPVRFGCSCSADKVRQTMSIYSQKDIAKMTTDEGIVTADCQFCGAHYELDPKSLGFEGTDALAAAAKHDA, from the coding sequence ATGACCATTGGACCCCAAATCGCCTGGGACGATACCGTCCTGCCCTTTCAGCTTGACCGTTCGGACATCCGCGGCCGGGTTGCGCGGCTGGATGGCGTGCTTGACCAGGTTCTGAAACAACATGCCTATCCCGCGCCCATCGAGGCGCTGGTCGCCGAAGCGGCTCTGCTGACGGCGCTTATGGGGCAGGCCATCAAGCTGCGCTGGAAGCTGAGCATCCAGATTCGCGGCAAGGGCCCGGCGCGGCTGATCGCGACCGACTATTATGGCCCGACCGAGGATGGCGCCCCGGCGCGCATCCGCGCCTACGCCAGTTTCGACGAAGAGCGGCTGGACCCTTCGGCCGACCCGTTCAGCCTGATCGGCGAGGGCTATTTCGCCGTGATGCTGGACCAGGGCGAGGGGATGCTGCCGTACCAGGGCTTCACCCCGATTGCCGGCGGGTCGTTGTCGGCCTGTGCCGAAACCTATTTCGCGCAGTCCGAACAGCTGCCCACCCGTTTTGCCGTGACCTTCGGCAAGAGCCTGGAACCCAGCCGCACCGAACACTGGCGCGCGGGAGGCGTGATGCTGCAGCACATGCCGCAAGTGGGTATGGGCGTCGCAGCCGAAGGCGGTTCCGGAGAGGGTGGGCTTCTGACCCATTCCGACATCCTGTCGGGCGATCCGGCCGAGAACTGGAACCGCGCCTCGATCCTGCTGGACACGGTGGAGGAACTGGAGCTCATCGGCCCTTCGGTCACGCCGACGGATCTGCTCGTTCGGCTGTTCCATGAGGAAGAGCCGCGGGTGTTCGACGCCCAGCCGGTGCGGTTTGGCTGTTCCTGCTCGGCCGACAAGGTGCGTCAGACGATGTCGATCTATTCGCAGAAGGACATCGCCAAGATGACCACCGACGAAGGGATCGTCACGGCAGACTGCCAGTTCTGCGGCGCGCATTACGAGCTGGATCCGAAGTCGCTTGGCTTCGAAGGGACGGACGCGCTGGCCGCTGCGGCGAAGCATGACGCCTGA
- a CDS encoding Hpt domain-containing protein — protein MIDWLRMAELRDEIGQDGFDEVVDVFLEEAGEVVIRLDRGPTLEDLHFLKGSALNLGFVAVAQLCQEGERLLAAGGRPDPQPIAAAFRAAREAVLTARAARAA, from the coding sequence ATGATCGACTGGCTCAGGATGGCGGAACTGCGCGACGAAATCGGGCAAGACGGCTTCGATGAAGTCGTCGATGTCTTTCTTGAAGAGGCCGGGGAGGTTGTCATCCGCCTCGACCGCGGCCCCACGCTGGAGGATTTGCACTTCCTCAAGGGCAGTGCGCTGAACCTGGGCTTCGTCGCCGTCGCCCAGCTTTGCCAGGAGGGCGAGCGTCTGCTCGCTGCCGGCGGCCGGCCTGATCCGCAACCCATTGCCGCCGCCTTCCGCGCAGCGCGCGAGGCTGTGCTGACCGCACGCGCCGCAAGGGCCGCCTGA
- a CDS encoding ABC transporter ATP-binding protein: MTVRARLGDLIDAFRPADGPPPQTLGAFFKWCLQGSWPMLVVAGILSSVAGATEVVSALILGWVIDATVNSGPSDFFGGHVGLIAGFLVFYLLVRPLVFGLTSASNAIIVGPNVMPLVLSRLHRWTLGQAVTFFDNDFAGRISQKQMQAARAVTDTATEVINTVCFALASVIGSVVFLLAIDIWVAVALAVWLVVYILLIRFFMPRVRVNSAARASSRAMVSGQVVDTITNIKTVKLFAHAAFEDRVAIEAMEVFREKSLEFGVISTWFRLSLMTLAGVLPVILIGGAVLLWAAGETTAGAIAASGAIAMRIAQMSGWVSFTLMSIYTSVGEVEDAMKTLARPHTLADAPDARELPPVKGEVRFDHASFAYGRQRGGVAEIDLTIRPGEKIGIVGASGAGKSSLVALMLRLYDTESGRVLIDGQDVRGVTQESLRRQIGMVTQETAMFNRSARDNIAYGNPAASEEQIIAAAKAAEAHEFIEHMVDHQGRKAYDAYLGERGVKLSGGQRQRIALARAFLKDAPILVLDEATSALDSEVEASIQAALHRVMQGKTVLAIAHRLSTIAEMDRIVVMDQGRIVEQGSHAQLLAKGGLYARYWNRQSGGFIGVDDETEQDAAE, from the coding sequence ATGACCGTGCGTGCCCGCCTGGGCGACCTGATCGACGCGTTCCGGCCGGCGGACGGCCCGCCGCCCCAGACCCTGGGCGCGTTCTTCAAGTGGTGCCTTCAGGGATCCTGGCCGATGCTGGTGGTGGCCGGGATCCTCTCTTCGGTGGCCGGGGCGACAGAGGTCGTGTCGGCCCTGATTCTGGGATGGGTCATCGATGCGACGGTGAACAGCGGGCCGTCGGACTTTTTCGGCGGCCATGTCGGGCTGATCGCGGGCTTCCTGGTGTTCTACCTGCTCGTGCGGCCTTTGGTCTTTGGCCTGACCTCGGCCTCAAACGCGATCATCGTCGGGCCGAACGTCATGCCGCTGGTGCTGAGCCGGCTGCACCGCTGGACCCTGGGCCAGGCGGTGACCTTCTTCGACAACGACTTCGCCGGGCGCATCTCGCAAAAACAGATGCAGGCGGCGCGGGCCGTGACCGACACGGCGACCGAAGTCATCAACACCGTCTGCTTCGCGCTGGCCTCGGTCATCGGCTCGGTGGTGTTCCTGCTGGCGATCGACATCTGGGTGGCGGTCGCACTGGCGGTGTGGCTGGTGGTCTATATCCTGCTGATCCGGTTCTTCATGCCGCGCGTGCGGGTGAACTCGGCGGCCCGCGCCTCATCGCGCGCGATGGTGTCGGGTCAGGTCGTGGACACCATCACCAACATCAAGACCGTGAAGCTGTTCGCCCACGCCGCGTTCGAGGACCGGGTGGCCATCGAGGCGATGGAGGTGTTCCGCGAGAAGTCGCTGGAATTCGGCGTGATCTCGACCTGGTTCCGCCTGTCGCTGATGACGCTGGCCGGCGTGCTGCCGGTGATCCTGATCGGTGGCGCCGTACTGTTGTGGGCCGCGGGCGAGACGACGGCGGGGGCCATCGCGGCCTCGGGCGCCATCGCCATGCGGATCGCGCAGATGTCGGGCTGGGTGAGCTTTACGCTGATGTCGATCTATACCAGCGTGGGAGAGGTCGAGGATGCAATGAAGACGCTGGCGCGGCCGCATACCCTGGCCGATGCGCCGGATGCGCGGGAACTGCCGCCGGTGAAGGGCGAGGTCCGTTTCGACCACGCGAGCTTTGCCTACGGCCGCCAACGCGGAGGGGTGGCCGAGATCGACCTGACAATCCGTCCGGGCGAGAAGATCGGCATCGTCGGCGCCTCCGGGGCGGGCAAATCCTCGCTGGTGGCGCTGATGCTGCGGCTTTATGACACCGAAAGCGGCCGGGTGCTGATCGACGGGCAGGATGTGCGCGGCGTCACGCAGGAAAGCCTGCGCCGGCAGATCGGCATGGTCACGCAGGAAACGGCGATGTTCAACCGCTCGGCGCGGGACAATATCGCCTATGGAAACCCTGCGGCCAGTGAGGAGCAGATCATCGCCGCGGCGAAGGCCGCAGAGGCACATGAGTTCATCGAGCACATGGTCGATCACCAGGGGCGCAAGGCCTATGACGCCTATCTGGGTGAGCGCGGGGTGAAACTTTCGGGAGGGCAACGGCAGCGCATCGCGTTGGCGCGGGCTTTCCTGAAAGATGCACCGATCCTTGTGCTGGACGAGGCGACCTCGGCGCTGGACAGCGAGGTCGAGGCAAGCATCCAGGCGGCTTTGCACCGCGTGATGCAGGGCAAGACGGTGCTGGCCATCGCGCACCGGCTGTCGACCATCGCCGAGATGGATCGCATTGTGGTGATGGACCAGGGCAGGATCGTGGAACAGGGCAGCCACGCACAGTTGCTGGCCAAGGGCGGGCTGTATGCGCGCTACTGGAACCGGCAGTCGGGCGGCTTCATCGGCGTGGACGACGAGACCGAGCAGGACGCCGCAGAATGA
- a CDS encoding dihydrolipoyl dehydrogenase family protein encodes MDRWTRPKRFDRNLIVIGGGSAGLVTAYVAAAAQAKVTLVEAGEMGGDCLNTGCVPSKALIRAAKAAAEMRGAARFGIVPVEPVVDFRAVMARVRAVIDEIAPHDSVERYEGLGVEVIRGRARLVDPWTVDVDGRRLTARAIVLATGAEPVRPDLAGVEVFTSETVWDALAAREKPPERMVILGGGPIGCELAQALRRLGAGVVLVEAGPRLLPREDAEVSDLALRVLEAEGVTVRLGVMAGAVGGALVLSDGARLEADLVLAAIGRRARVKGFGLEELGIRADRVIETDGYLRTRFPHILVAGDAAGPFQLTHAGAHQGWFAAMNGLFGDVWKTKADYRVMPAVTYMDPEIARVGLSEAEARAQGRVFEVTRYGLDDLDRAIADGAARGFVKVISGKGGRILGVTVAGAHAGELIAEWALAMKAGLRLGQVLGTVHAYPTMAESAKYAAGIWRRAHLDPRLLALLRRFQDWRRG; translated from the coding sequence ATGGACCGCTGGACCCGCCCGAAGAGATTTGACCGCAACCTGATCGTCATTGGCGGCGGATCGGCGGGGCTTGTCACCGCCTATGTGGCGGCGGCGGCGCAGGCGAAGGTGACGCTGGTGGAGGCCGGCGAGATGGGCGGGGATTGCCTGAACACCGGCTGCGTTCCGTCCAAGGCGTTGATCCGGGCGGCGAAGGCGGCGGCGGAGATGCGCGGGGCGGCGCGGTTCGGCATCGTGCCGGTGGAGCCGGTGGTGGATTTCCGCGCGGTGATGGCGCGGGTGCGGGCGGTGATCGACGAGATTGCGCCGCATGACAGTGTGGAGCGGTATGAGGGGCTCGGGGTCGAGGTGATCCGTGGCCGGGCGCGGCTGGTCGATCCCTGGACGGTGGATGTGGACGGGCGCCGGCTGACGGCGCGGGCCATCGTTCTGGCGACCGGGGCCGAGCCGGTGAGGCCCGATCTGGCCGGTGTGGAGGTGTTCACGTCGGAGACCGTCTGGGACGCACTGGCCGCGCGGGAGAAGCCACCTGAGCGGATGGTGATCCTGGGGGGCGGGCCGATCGGCTGCGAACTGGCACAGGCGCTGCGGAGGTTGGGGGCCGGGGTGGTTCTGGTGGAAGCCGGACCGCGGCTTTTGCCGCGCGAGGATGCGGAGGTGTCGGACCTGGCGCTGCGGGTCCTGGAGGCCGAGGGCGTCACGGTGCGGCTTGGCGTGATGGCCGGGGCCGTGGGCGGTGCGCTTGTGCTTTCGGATGGCGCGCGGCTGGAGGCCGATCTGGTCCTGGCCGCCATCGGGCGGCGGGCACGGGTGAAGGGGTTCGGGCTGGAGGAACTGGGCATCCGCGCCGACCGTGTGATCGAGACCGATGGCTACCTGCGCACACGGTTCCCGCATATCCTGGTGGCGGGCGATGCCGCCGGGCCGTTCCAGTTGACCCATGCCGGGGCACATCAGGGCTGGTTTGCGGCGATGAATGGCCTGTTCGGCGATGTCTGGAAGACGAAGGCGGATTACCGGGTGATGCCGGCTGTCACCTACATGGACCCCGAGATTGCCCGTGTCGGGCTGAGCGAGGCAGAGGCGCGGGCGCAGGGTCGTGTTTTCGAGGTGACGCGGTACGGGTTGGATGACCTGGACCGGGCGATTGCCGATGGCGCGGCGCGGGGCTTCGTGAAGGTGATCTCGGGGAAAGGCGGGCGCATCCTGGGGGTGACGGTCGCGGGTGCCCATGCGGGCGAGTTGATCGCGGAATGGGCGCTGGCGATGAAGGCGGGGCTGCGGCTTGGGCAGGTGCTGGGCACCGTCCATGCCTATCCGACCATGGCTGAAAGCGCGAAATACGCGGCTGGCATCTGGCGGCGGGCGCATCTGGACCCGCGGCTGCTGGCGCTTTTGCGGCGGTTCCAGGACTGGAGGCGCGGATGA
- a CDS encoding NUDIX hydrolase, with protein sequence MIRRFGETVKAGQRYRRRPGVYAVLLDGDAVLTTFQEAPIPEFQLPGGGIDRGEQPIAALHREVFEETGWKIDITRRLGAFRRFTYMPEYDLWAEKLCTIYLARPVLRLGPPTEAGHEAVWMSAAEALVQLTNSGDRAMLARALT encoded by the coding sequence ATGATCCGGCGGTTCGGCGAGACGGTGAAGGCAGGACAACGCTACCGGCGGCGCCCCGGCGTCTATGCGGTGCTTCTGGATGGCGATGCGGTGCTGACGACCTTCCAGGAAGCCCCGATCCCCGAATTCCAGCTGCCCGGCGGCGGCATCGACCGGGGCGAACAGCCCATCGCCGCCCTGCACCGCGAGGTCTTCGAGGAAACCGGCTGGAAGATCGACATCACCCGCCGGCTCGGCGCCTTCCGGCGCTTCACCTACATGCCCGAATATGACCTCTGGGCCGAAAAACTCTGCACCATCTACCTCGCCCGCCCCGTCCTGCGGCTCGGCCCGCCCACCGAGGCCGGACACGAGGCGGTGTGGATGTCCGCCGCCGAGGCTCTGGTGCAGCTGACAAACTCTGGCGACCGCGCCATGCTTGCCCGTGCGCTGACCTGA
- a CDS encoding PP2C family protein-serine/threonine phosphatase produces MTLTRPLSLALDMPAQGLTVLVADDSRAQRMVLAMSLGRWGFHVVEAASGSEAMELCRRTAFDIVISDWVMPGLTGPEFCRAFRGLPRDGYGYFILLTSKSEKAEIAVGLDAGADDFLTKPVSADELRARLRSATRIIGMQRELVEKNRLVVDTLTELQVVHESLNRDLIEAKKLQQALVRDRYCSFPGGAASLLMRPSGHVGGDLVGWFEIRPKLVAIYSIDVSGHGIASAMLSAQLAGMLSGHAPGQKGALSRLGTGHYTSWPPEILAGRLNRIMLEEMRVDLYFTMAYAEVDLKTGDVQLVQAGHPHPVILRTDGTVEALGEGGLPIGLLPEVIYTRVQARLSPGDRLILASDGLTEYPFPGGAELGTEGLTTLIRQSAHLPSPALLEALVWDLFSLTGADTPADDISAAILDFAGLP; encoded by the coding sequence ATGACTTTGACAAGACCGCTGTCCCTGGCGCTGGACATGCCCGCGCAGGGCCTGACGGTGCTGGTGGCCGACGACAGCCGCGCGCAGCGGATGGTGCTGGCGATGTCGTTGGGCCGGTGGGGTTTTCACGTGGTCGAGGCGGCGTCGGGCAGCGAAGCGATGGAGCTGTGCCGCCGCACGGCCTTTGACATCGTGATCAGCGACTGGGTGATGCCGGGGCTGACGGGGCCGGAATTCTGCCGTGCCTTCCGTGGCCTGCCACGGGATGGCTATGGCTACTTCATCCTGCTGACGTCGAAATCAGAGAAGGCAGAGATCGCCGTGGGGCTGGATGCCGGGGCGGATGATTTCCTGACCAAGCCGGTCAGCGCCGACGAATTGCGCGCGCGGCTGCGGTCGGCGACGCGGATCATCGGGATGCAGCGCGAACTGGTGGAAAAGAACCGGCTGGTGGTGGACACGCTGACCGAGTTGCAGGTGGTGCACGAATCGCTGAACCGCGACCTGATCGAGGCGAAGAAGCTGCAGCAAGCGCTGGTGCGGGACCGATACTGCTCGTTTCCGGGCGGGGCGGCGTCCTTGCTGATGCGGCCGTCGGGCCATGTGGGTGGCGATCTGGTCGGCTGGTTCGAGATCCGCCCCAAGCTGGTTGCGATCTACAGCATCGACGTTTCGGGGCATGGCATCGCCTCGGCCATGCTGAGCGCGCAGCTGGCCGGGATGCTTTCAGGCCATGCCCCTGGCCAGAAGGGTGCACTGAGCCGGTTGGGGACCGGGCATTACACGTCGTGGCCGCCGGAGATTCTGGCGGGCCGGCTGAACCGGATCATGCTGGAGGAGATGCGGGTCGATCTGTACTTCACCATGGCCTATGCCGAGGTGGACCTGAAGACCGGCGATGTACAGCTGGTGCAGGCGGGCCATCCGCACCCGGTGATCCTGCGAACGGATGGAACGGTCGAGGCCCTGGGTGAGGGCGGCTTGCCCATCGGGCTGTTGCCGGAGGTGATCTATACGCGGGTGCAGGCGCGGCTTTCGCCGGGGGACCGCCTGATTCTCGCTTCGGACGGGCTGACTGAATATCCCTTCCCTGGCGGAGCCGAACTGGGGACCGAAGGGCTGACGACATTGATCCGCCAATCGGCGCACCTGCCGAGCCCTGCCCTGCTGGAGGCGCTGGTCTGGGACCTGTTCAGCCTGACCGGGGCCGACACGCCAGCCGACGACATTTCCGCCGCGATCCTGGATTTTGCCGGACTGCCCTGA
- a CDS encoding ABC transporter ATP-binding protein, whose product MFSFFETLVDPYGPYERTDAPPRRLWPYLRDFVRPFRPVFAVTGVFSVLTAFTEVALIWYVGRLVDDLANLGPAEFWAEKGTEVIVVALLILLVRPLIQVTNVALLHNTIIPNFSTMIRWRSHAHVLRQPVGWFESDFAGRIANRIMQTPPAAADAVFQIFDAMAFASVTVVGAGIMLADADTRLVLPLIVWFALYMALVRWTVNRAGPAAQAASDARSMVTGRVVDAYTNIHSVKLFAHQAEELDYAKEAIEKARSTQMTEMRIITAMDLGLNLLNAALIVSVTGWALYLWGVGAASIGTVAAASALVLRLNNMTYWIMWAFTSLVQQLGVVQEGMETITQPIGLVDRPGAKPLTLSSGKVEIDHVSHHYGRGFGGLDSVSLTIRPGERIGIVGRSGAGKSTLVKLLLRFYDTEGGAIRIDGQDISGVTQESLRRAIGMVQQDSSLLHRSVRENILYGRPGATEAEMIAAAKRADAHDFILTLQDPQGRTGYDAQVGERGVKLSGGQRQRVALARVILKDAPILILDEATSALDSEAEAAIQEALFGVMEGKTVIAIAHRLSTIAAMDRIVVLENGHVAEEGSHAELLNRGGLYARFWARQSGGFIGLDDEAAE is encoded by the coding sequence ATGTTTTCTTTCTTCGAAACCCTTGTCGATCCCTATGGCCCCTATGAGCGGACCGATGCGCCGCCGCGGCGGCTGTGGCCCTATCTGCGCGACTTCGTGCGGCCATTCCGGCCTGTTTTTGCCGTCACGGGGGTGTTCTCTGTCCTGACCGCCTTCACCGAGGTGGCGCTGATCTGGTACGTGGGCCGGCTGGTCGATGATCTGGCCAACCTTGGGCCGGCAGAGTTCTGGGCGGAAAAGGGCACCGAGGTCATCGTCGTGGCCCTGTTGATCCTGCTGGTGCGGCCGCTGATCCAGGTGACCAACGTCGCGCTGCTGCACAACACCATCATCCCGAACTTTTCGACCATGATCCGCTGGCGGAGCCATGCCCATGTGCTGCGCCAGCCGGTCGGTTGGTTTGAAAGCGATTTCGCGGGCCGGATCGCCAACCGGATCATGCAGACCCCGCCGGCCGCTGCGGATGCGGTGTTCCAGATCTTCGATGCGATGGCCTTCGCCTCGGTCACCGTTGTCGGGGCCGGGATCATGCTGGCAGATGCCGACACTCGGCTCGTGCTGCCGCTGATCGTTTGGTTCGCGCTGTACATGGCGCTGGTGCGGTGGACGGTGAATCGGGCGGGGCCTGCGGCTCAGGCGGCTTCGGATGCACGGTCGATGGTCACGGGGCGGGTGGTAGACGCCTATACCAACATCCATTCGGTGAAGCTCTTCGCCCACCAGGCGGAAGAGCTGGACTATGCCAAGGAGGCGATCGAGAAGGCCCGCTCCACCCAGATGACCGAAATGCGGATCATCACCGCCATGGACCTGGGGCTGAACCTGCTGAACGCCGCGCTGATCGTGTCGGTCACGGGATGGGCGCTGTATCTTTGGGGCGTGGGGGCGGCCAGCATCGGCACCGTGGCGGCGGCTTCGGCGCTGGTGCTGCGGCTGAACAACATGACCTATTGGATCATGTGGGCCTTCACGTCGCTGGTGCAGCAACTGGGCGTGGTGCAGGAAGGGATGGAAACCATCACCCAACCCATCGGCCTGGTGGACAGGCCCGGCGCCAAACCGCTGACTTTGTCTTCGGGCAAGGTCGAGATCGACCATGTGTCGCACCATTACGGACGGGGCTTCGGCGGGCTGGATTCGGTGTCGCTGACCATCCGGCCGGGCGAGCGCATCGGCATTGTCGGACGGTCGGGGGCGGGCAAGTCCACGCTGGTGAAGCTGCTTCTTCGGTTCTACGACACCGAGGGCGGGGCGATCCGCATCGACGGGCAGGACATATCCGGAGTGACGCAGGAAAGCCTGCGCCGGGCCATCGGCATGGTGCAGCAGGATTCGTCTTTGCTGCACAGGTCGGTGCGGGAGAACATCCTGTACGGCCGACCCGGAGCGACCGAGGCCGAGATGATTGCCGCCGCTAAGCGGGCCGACGCGCATGACTTCATCCTGACCCTGCAGGACCCGCAGGGCCGGACGGGGTATGACGCGCAGGTGGGCGAGCGGGGCGTGAAGCTTTCGGGCGGCCAGCGGCAGCGCGTGGCGCTGGCGCGGGTGATCCTGAAGGACGCGCCGATCCTGATCCTGGACGAGGCGACAAGTGCGCTGGACAGCGAGGCGGAAGCGGCGATCCAGGAGGCGCTGTTCGGCGTGATGGAGGGCAAGACCGTGATCGCCATCGCGCACCGGCTGTCGACCATAGCGGCGATGGACCGGATCGTCGTTCTGGAGAACGGGCATGTCGCCGAGGAAGGCTCTCATGCCGAACTTCTGAACAGGGGCGGGCTTTACGCCCGGTTCTGGGCGCGGCAGTCTGGCGGCTTCATCGGGCTGGATGACGAGGCGGCCGAATGA
- a CDS encoding CCA tRNA nucleotidyltransferase has translation MRLSGDWLTHPGTVAVMQALEGAGGRALFVGGCVRDAVLDRRVGDIDIATDLTPERVVEAVRAAGLKAVPTGIDHGTVTVIAAHKPHEVTTFRRDVETFGRHAVVAFSTEVADDAARRDFTMNALYADAAGAVIDPLGSGLRDALARHVRFIGDPEDRIREDYLRILRFFRFSAVVGDPELGLDAEGLAACAALAEGLGQLSRERIGAEMRKLLAASDPAPALAAMAQAGVLARVLPGAETGALAPLVHLEGGHRQDWLRRLAVLGGEDAEGRLRLSRAEARDLDALRRAIGSTESAAVLGWCLGAERGADAVLARAAVMGTPVGLDALDEVARGAAARFPITAADLAPLTGKDLGARLKALEARWLAGGLCAGKDELLR, from the coding sequence ATGAGGCTGTCCGGCGACTGGCTGACGCATCCCGGCACGGTGGCAGTGATGCAGGCGCTGGAGGGGGCGGGCGGGCGGGCGCTGTTCGTCGGGGGCTGCGTACGTGATGCGGTGCTGGACCGGCGTGTGGGCGACATCGACATTGCGACCGACCTGACACCCGAGCGCGTGGTGGAGGCGGTCCGGGCAGCGGGCCTGAAAGCCGTACCCACGGGGATCGACCATGGCACCGTGACGGTGATCGCGGCGCATAAGCCGCATGAGGTGACGACTTTCCGGCGCGACGTTGAGACCTTTGGCCGCCATGCGGTGGTGGCCTTTTCGACCGAGGTGGCAGATGACGCGGCGCGACGCGACTTCACGATGAACGCGCTGTACGCGGACGCGGCCGGTGCGGTGATCGACCCGCTTGGATCGGGCCTTCGGGATGCCCTGGCGCGGCATGTGCGGTTCATCGGTGATCCCGAGGACCGCATTCGCGAGGATTACCTGCGCATCCTGCGGTTCTTCCGGTTTTCGGCGGTGGTGGGCGACCCGGAGCTTGGGCTTGACGCCGAGGGGCTGGCCGCCTGCGCGGCGCTGGCCGAGGGGCTTGGTCAACTTTCGCGCGAGAGGATCGGGGCCGAAATGCGCAAGCTGCTGGCGGCCAGCGACCCGGCGCCGGCGCTGGCCGCGATGGCGCAGGCGGGTGTTCTGGCGCGGGTGCTGCCGGGCGCAGAGACCGGGGCGCTGGCGCCTTTGGTGCATCTGGAGGGCGGGCACCGCCAGGACTGGTTGCGGCGGCTGGCGGTTCTTGGGGGAGAAGATGCCGAGGGCCGGTTGCGGCTTTCGCGGGCTGAGGCGCGTGATCTGGATGCCCTGCGCCGGGCCATCGGCAGCACCGAATCGGCGGCCGTGCTGGGTTGGTGCCTGGGAGCGGAGCGGGGCGCGGATGCCGTGCTGGCGCGGGCGGCCGTGATGGGCACGCCGGTCGGGCTGGATGCGCTGGACGAGGTTGCGCGCGGGGCGGCGGCACGGTTCCCGATCACGGCGGCGGACCTTGCGCCCTTGACCGGAAAGGACCTGGGAGCCCGGTTGAAGGCATTGGAGGCACGCTGGCTGGCGGGTGGCCTTTGCGCGGGCAAGGACGAGTTGTTGCGGTAA
- a CDS encoding CDP-alcohol phosphatidyltransferase family protein has translation MIDARLLPVQRRILAPVARRLQSAGVTADALTLVGFVLGLLAVAAVAAGAFWAGLALLLVNRLADGLDGEVARLAGATDRGAFLDIALDFVFYALFPLGFALADPAENALPAAVLIASFVGTGSSFLAFSVLAERRGLKAADYPAKGIHYLGGLTEGAETIAVFVAMCLWPGAFPVLALAFAGACAVTTLLRWWRGWHVFG, from the coding sequence ATGATCGATGCTCGGCTTCTGCCGGTGCAGCGGCGAATTCTGGCGCCGGTGGCGCGGCGGCTTCAATCGGCGGGCGTCACGGCGGATGCACTGACTTTGGTGGGGTTCGTGCTTGGGCTGCTGGCGGTGGCGGCGGTGGCGGCAGGGGCCTTCTGGGCCGGATTGGCGCTGCTGCTTGTCAACCGGCTTGCCGATGGGCTGGACGGCGAGGTTGCACGGCTCGCCGGGGCGACGGACCGGGGCGCCTTTCTGGACATCGCGCTGGACTTCGTCTTCTACGCGCTGTTTCCCCTGGGCTTTGCGCTGGCCGATCCGGCAGAGAATGCGCTGCCGGCGGCCGTGCTGATCGCGTCTTTCGTGGGGACGGGATCGTCCTTCCTGGCCTTTTCGGTTCTGGCCGAGCGGCGCGGGCTGAAGGCTGCGGACTATCCGGCCAAGGGTATTCATTATCTGGGCGGGCTGACCGAAGGGGCCGAGACCATCGCCGTCTTTGTGGCCATGTGCCTGTGGCCCGGAGCGTTTCCAGTGCTGGCGCTGGCCTTCGCCGGGGCCTGCGCGGTGACCACGCTCTTGCGGTGGTGGCGGGGTTGGCACGTGTTCGGCTGA
- a CDS encoding CoA pyrophosphatase — MTPEEVALRRALARPARPSSDYDLNPDLALPPGRKLRPAAVLVAVRLDGPGARVILTKRSSHLKHHPGQVAFPGGKIDAGDAGPEDAALREAREEVDLPPSAVEILGRLPAHETVTGFSVTPVLGLIRKAHDLIPQEDEVAEVFEVPLSHLTDPARFRIERRRWQGVWRSYYAVPWGPYYIWGATARILRGLADRVAA, encoded by the coding sequence ATGACGCCTGAAGAAGTGGCCCTGCGCCGCGCGCTGGCGCGCCCGGCGCGGCCATCTTCCGACTATGACCTGAACCCGGATCTTGCCCTGCCGCCGGGCCGCAAGCTGCGGCCCGCTGCCGTTCTGGTGGCCGTGCGCCTGGATGGGCCTGGGGCGCGGGTGATCCTGACCAAGCGGTCCTCGCATCTGAAGCACCATCCGGGGCAGGTGGCCTTTCCCGGCGGCAAGATCGATGCGGGCGATGCAGGGCCGGAGGATGCCGCCCTGCGGGAGGCGCGAGAGGAAGTGGACCTGCCGCCATCGGCGGTGGAGATCCTCGGTCGTCTGCCGGCACACGAGACGGTGACAGGGTTTTCGGTCACGCCCGTGCTGGGATTGATCCGGAAGGCGCATGACCTGATTCCGCAAGAGGACGAGGTGGCAGAGGTGTTCGAGGTGCCTCTGTCCCATCTGACCGATCCGGCGCGGTTCCGCATCGAGCGGCGGCGCTGGCAGGGGGTTTGGCGGTCCTACTATGCCGTTCCATGGGGGCCCTACTACATCTGGGGCGCGACTGCCCGCATCCTGCGCGGCCTGGCCGACCGGGTGGCGGCATGA